One window of the Rhodothermales bacterium genome contains the following:
- a CDS encoding MATE family efflux transporter yields MSSDSDNRTLVKLAVPVLFSLIAEPVTGLVDTAFVARLGSEALAGLGAGAIALSSVFWIFNFLGIGTQTEVAKGEGAGRTEYVLGMSSLAILVGAGLGVLVAAVGVPLSGAVSRVMGADGAVETAATAYIQIRLLGAPAMLALLGIFGTMRGRQDMKTPLYIAVGINLLNIVLDALLIFGAGPIPAFGIEGAAAASSLSQWVGAIAGFVIVRRRIGFSAGVSRSDVGKLFKIGGDIFVRTGMLTLFLILGTRAATRLGAEAGAAHQAIRQVWLFTALFLDAWAVSAQTMVGNAIGSGDAVRARRIAALACWWSIATGAVLTAVLLASTGLVREGLVPDDAVRAFSAAWWVAMAMLPVSGLTFATDGIHWGTGDFAYLRNATSVATVLAGGILIGFEAAGMLTLAGVWWLTAAWVVIRALLGVVRVWPGWAGAPLRG; encoded by the coding sequence GTGTCGTCTGACTCCGACAATCGCACCCTCGTAAAGCTCGCGGTTCCGGTTCTGTTTTCGCTGATTGCGGAACCGGTGACCGGTCTCGTCGACACGGCTTTTGTAGCTCGGCTGGGGTCTGAAGCCTTGGCGGGACTCGGCGCCGGGGCCATCGCCCTGTCCAGCGTCTTCTGGATCTTCAATTTCCTCGGCATCGGCACGCAGACCGAAGTCGCAAAGGGAGAGGGGGCAGGCCGCACCGAGTACGTGCTCGGCATGAGTTCGCTGGCGATTCTCGTCGGCGCGGGGTTGGGTGTACTGGTCGCGGCCGTCGGCGTGCCGCTCTCCGGCGCGGTTTCCCGCGTCATGGGAGCAGACGGCGCGGTCGAAACGGCGGCCACCGCTTACATCCAGATTCGCCTGCTGGGCGCGCCGGCGATGCTCGCGCTTCTGGGCATCTTCGGGACGATGCGGGGGCGGCAGGATATGAAGACGCCGCTGTACATCGCTGTCGGGATCAACCTGCTCAACATCGTGCTCGACGCCCTGCTGATTTTCGGCGCCGGGCCCATCCCGGCGTTCGGCATTGAAGGCGCCGCCGCGGCCAGCAGCCTGAGTCAGTGGGTGGGCGCGATCGCCGGATTCGTCATTGTGCGCAGGCGGATCGGCTTTTCCGCAGGCGTTTCGCGATCCGACGTGGGCAAACTGTTCAAGATCGGCGGCGACATCTTTGTCCGAACCGGGATGTTGACGCTTTTCCTGATCCTGGGCACCCGCGCTGCGACGCGGCTGGGCGCGGAGGCCGGAGCGGCCCATCAGGCCATTCGCCAGGTGTGGCTCTTCACGGCGCTCTTTCTCGATGCCTGGGCCGTTAGTGCGCAGACGATGGTCGGCAACGCAATTGGTTCGGGCGATGCGGTCCGAGCCCGTCGCATCGCCGCGCTGGCCTGCTGGTGGAGCATTGCCACCGGCGCGGTACTCACCGCCGTCTTGCTGGCGAGCACCGGACTTGTGCGCGAAGGGCTCGTGCCGGATGACGCGGTTCGTGCCTTCAGCGCTGCCTGGTGGGTTGCGATGGCCATGCTGCCCGTCTCCGGCCTGACGTTCGCCACCGACGGAATCCACTGGGGGACGGGCGACTTCGCCTACTTGCGCAACGCCACTTCGGTCGCGACCGTGCTGGCCGGTGGCATTCTGATCGGGTTCGAAGCAGCCGGCATGCTCACGCTCGCCGGCGTGTGGTGGTTGACCGCCGCCTGGGTGGTCATTCGTGCGCTATTGGGCGTCGTCCGCGTCTGGCCCGGTTGGGCGGGGGCACCACTCAGAGGCTAG
- a CDS encoding Uma2 family endonuclease, translating into MTDPVPIAPRRFDIEEYLAMAGAGILAPDERVELLDGHVVLMSPSGSRHSYLVTTLARALIRHAPETLSVRVQEPLNLSKHSQPEPDLAVVHSGPGRHWSTHPDASDAVLVVEVAETSLEQDLAVKVPLYLAAGIPEVWVVDVVSRSARVWFGGSERRPDSLTSAALPGLHLAVASLFPE; encoded by the coding sequence GTGACGGATCCAGTCCCAATAGCACCCCGGCGGTTTGACATCGAGGAGTATCTGGCCATGGCAGGTGCCGGCATCCTTGCCCCAGACGAAAGAGTGGAGCTGCTTGACGGGCATGTGGTCCTCATGTCGCCATCCGGAAGCCGTCATTCTTACCTCGTCACGACCCTCGCCAGGGCTCTGATCAGGCACGCACCAGAAACGCTGTCCGTGCGCGTGCAAGAGCCGCTGAACCTCTCGAAGCACTCACAGCCCGAGCCCGATCTGGCCGTGGTCCATTCGGGGCCCGGACGGCACTGGTCGACGCATCCGGACGCGAGCGATGCGGTCCTCGTGGTTGAAGTCGCCGAGACGTCCCTGGAGCAGGATCTGGCGGTCAAAGTGCCACTTTATCTGGCCGCCGGGATTCCGGAGGTCTGGGTCGTAGATGTGGTTTCCCGGTCGGCGAGAGTCTGGTTCGGAGGTTCGGAACGTCGTCCGGACAGCCTCACCTCAGCGGCGCTGCCGGGCCTGCACTTAGCGGTGGCGTCGCTATTCCCCGAATAG
- a CDS encoding ATP-binding protein: MGDLIMRAQTRFPFVVIQGPRRIGKSTLLKYITGAPVFDFDNPETVDLVKRVDRKAIERIYEGAILDGVQRHPEVCRVIRREVIETEDESILAELEDGTMYVIEKDPMPLEKPFPGYFHHRDGWTVRVTVLPMSLEEARADGTSPDDFHELLFRGGYPGARSPSTTPEVWYEDELRALFGELERNHIRPSQIPIFRRLMQLCVQEAGRNLNYARLARMVGVSTSTVRRWIALACRFHIAHFLPAVTETYGQRTTRRPRFYLWDTGLACRLLGITSVDELAGHPDRNAILRTWAVGEIRKYAIARGLEGGIGYFRDRYGHEIPVVIRGKRKAACVFAFDSPRLRSRSLEKWTKLAGRDWFTMRLLTDPREGPGAGVCWYNFPRELTPCFGRLEIPVWESSRFVGLRWGRREPAP; this comes from the coding sequence GTGGGAGACCTCATTATGCGTGCCCAAACGCGCTTTCCGTTCGTGGTCATTCAAGGCCCGAGACGTATCGGCAAGAGCACGTTGTTGAAATACATCACGGGTGCTCCGGTGTTCGATTTCGACAATCCGGAAACGGTCGACTTGGTGAAGCGGGTGGATCGCAAGGCCATCGAACGCATCTACGAGGGCGCGATCCTCGACGGCGTGCAGCGCCACCCAGAAGTCTGCCGGGTGATTCGCCGCGAAGTAATAGAGACCGAGGACGAGTCGATTCTTGCTGAACTCGAGGACGGGACGATGTACGTCATCGAGAAGGACCCGATGCCGCTGGAGAAACCGTTTCCTGGCTACTTCCACCATCGAGATGGTTGGACCGTGCGAGTTACTGTGTTGCCTATGTCCCTGGAAGAGGCGCGCGCAGACGGCACTTCACCCGATGATTTCCATGAGCTCCTGTTTCGAGGCGGGTATCCGGGGGCGCGGAGCCCATCGACGACCCCCGAAGTCTGGTACGAAGACGAACTCCGAGCGCTGTTCGGAGAACTCGAGCGCAATCACATTCGGCCCAGTCAAATCCCCATTTTCCGCAGGCTAATGCAGCTTTGTGTACAGGAAGCAGGTAGAAACCTGAACTATGCGCGGCTTGCGCGCATGGTCGGGGTGTCGACGAGTACGGTCAGGAGGTGGATTGCGTTGGCCTGCCGCTTCCACATCGCTCATTTCTTGCCGGCCGTGACCGAGACGTACGGCCAGCGCACGACCCGCCGTCCCCGGTTTTACCTGTGGGACACCGGTCTGGCGTGCCGTCTACTTGGTATCACTTCGGTCGATGAGCTGGCCGGGCACCCTGATCGCAACGCCATCCTACGCACGTGGGCGGTCGGCGAAATTCGCAAGTATGCGATCGCGAGAGGTCTCGAAGGTGGAATCGGCTATTTCCGAGACCGATATGGCCATGAGATTCCGGTCGTCATTCGCGGCAAGCGGAAAGCAGCTTGCGTCTTCGCGTTCGACTCCCCCCGGCTGCGGAGTCGAAGCTTGGAGAAGTGGACAAAGCTGGCGGGCAGGGACTGGTTCACCATGCGCCTGTTGACCGACCCCCGTGAGGGCCCCGGGGCCGGCGTGTGTTGGTACAACTTCCCGCGAGAGTTGACACCCTGTTTCGGTCGTCTTGAAATCCCGGTCTGGGAGTCCTCCCGATTTGTGGGGCTGCGCTGGGGGAGACGGGAGCCGGCTCCGTAG
- a CDS encoding TonB-dependent receptor: MRRPHCPFAAFLAASALLLAAANPATGQISGTVTDGQTGESVIGANVVLKNFRDPDIWTGQATGIGGEFGFPGARGRFILEVTHINFRPHTDTLWAPAEITIALQEAANSFNQVTITASRRAERKLDAPARVTVIEPTTPSTLTVADHLQEAPSVDLIRTGLNQSRVVVRGFNDNLSSSLLTLVDGRIARAPAVRLTALQLLPTAQDDIARIEVVSGPASALYGPNAANGVVHVVTTSAFDAPGTRFSLTGGQQSVLAGSVRHAAALNSRWAYKVTAQYYGGEDFEYVSPAEQDARRAAIAAGNDPGRIGQRDLNVSNTAVTGRVEGRLPGGTNLRIDSGFTQGDNIETTPTGAAQVVGARLSYGQIQLSRDKSFLQAYGNFLNSGDSFFLRTGESFVDKSRLFVLQGQQRRDPGDGLRDGLEAALGRRIGGAMGRTGLTYGFDWYRTVPRNEGTVSGGYEDDDTMNEPGLYVQTDTELSARWALTLAGRLDYHDRLEDLYFSPRGAIVFKPDPTTSVRVTYNRALKTPASNQIFGDVLGLRDAFGLSGLGSLFGVSGRTDIRAQGMITGFTFERGQNGFPRWHSPFAADPSQAFDLHDPAMTAVMWDIARFASVAGLAENLASSGFIEAGDVAAVSAALETVLPATVDGVLHQLQVLDLDNQQFFAVPDVEDQPALGITRTETAEVGFQGLIGRGTVVGIDAYWSRVRDFVGPLFVGTPNVFLDAGTLNAALLNDLPAALAANPDAAAALIALDEAAFVGNRNGSAAEEIAGLVSTGVAGAIPFGTVTPRESFDPTAVVLMRRNFGDISLFGADISVTQFLSAGTQVGASFAWVSDDEFRSDGQTVALNAPRWKYTAFGRAARGPWTAQARVRGSAGFPVRSDVYVGETEAYTVVDLSIAREIRRDTRLSLTVQNLADRRHRQFVDVAEIGRLAMLRLEVGL, translated from the coding sequence ATGCGCCGTCCCCATTGCCCATTTGCCGCCTTCCTGGCCGCCAGCGCGCTGCTCCTCGCCGCCGCGAACCCGGCCACCGGGCAAATCAGCGGCACAGTGACGGACGGGCAGACCGGTGAGTCGGTCATCGGCGCCAACGTGGTCCTCAAGAACTTCCGTGACCCCGACATCTGGACCGGCCAGGCAACCGGTATCGGCGGCGAATTCGGTTTTCCCGGCGCGCGCGGACGATTCATCCTGGAAGTGACGCATATCAACTTCCGCCCCCACACGGATACGCTCTGGGCACCGGCGGAAATCACCATAGCTCTCCAGGAGGCCGCCAATTCGTTCAATCAGGTGACGATCACGGCGAGCCGACGCGCGGAACGCAAGCTGGACGCTCCGGCGCGCGTCACGGTAATCGAGCCGACCACGCCAAGCACGCTGACGGTCGCCGACCATCTCCAGGAGGCCCCGAGCGTCGATCTCATCCGGACCGGCCTGAACCAAAGCCGCGTCGTCGTGCGTGGCTTCAACGACAACCTCTCCTCCTCCCTCCTGACGCTGGTCGATGGGCGAATTGCCCGCGCACCGGCCGTTCGACTCACAGCGCTCCAGCTTCTGCCGACTGCGCAGGACGACATCGCCCGGATCGAGGTCGTCTCAGGCCCGGCTTCCGCGCTGTATGGACCCAATGCGGCGAATGGGGTCGTGCACGTCGTGACGACTTCCGCTTTTGACGCTCCCGGCACTCGATTTTCCCTTACCGGCGGACAACAGTCGGTACTTGCTGGGAGCGTGCGCCACGCGGCCGCGCTCAACAGCCGATGGGCCTACAAGGTCACAGCCCAGTACTACGGGGGCGAAGACTTCGAGTACGTTTCGCCCGCTGAGCAGGACGCCCGCCGCGCCGCGATTGCCGCCGGCAACGACCCCGGGCGGATCGGGCAACGCGACCTGAACGTGTCCAACACCGCCGTTACCGGCCGCGTGGAAGGACGGCTCCCCGGAGGCACCAACCTGCGCATCGACTCTGGCTTCACGCAGGGCGACAACATCGAAACGACCCCGACCGGGGCGGCGCAGGTCGTCGGCGCGCGCCTCTCCTACGGGCAGATCCAACTTTCCCGCGACAAATCGTTCTTGCAGGCCTACGGGAATTTCCTCAACTCGGGCGATTCGTTTTTCCTGCGCACTGGGGAATCGTTTGTCGACAAGAGTCGCCTATTCGTGCTGCAGGGGCAGCAACGTCGGGATCCGGGCGATGGACTCCGGGACGGCCTGGAGGCCGCACTGGGGCGGCGAATCGGCGGCGCGATGGGCAGAACCGGCCTCACGTACGGATTTGACTGGTACCGCACGGTTCCGCGCAATGAAGGCACGGTGTCCGGCGGCTACGAGGACGACGACACCATGAACGAGCCGGGTCTCTATGTGCAGACAGACACCGAATTGTCTGCGCGATGGGCCCTTACCCTGGCCGGCCGTCTGGATTACCACGACCGACTGGAGGACCTCTACTTCTCCCCACGCGGAGCGATCGTGTTCAAGCCCGATCCCACAACAAGCGTGCGCGTCACCTACAACCGCGCGCTCAAAACGCCGGCATCCAATCAGATCTTCGGTGATGTGCTCGGCCTGCGGGACGCGTTTGGCCTGTCCGGACTCGGCAGCCTGTTCGGCGTTTCCGGACGGACAGACATCCGCGCTCAGGGCATGATCACCGGATTCACGTTCGAGCGCGGGCAAAACGGCTTTCCCCGGTGGCATTCACCGTTCGCGGCGGATCCTTCGCAGGCCTTCGACCTGCACGATCCGGCCATGACGGCCGTCATGTGGGATATTGCGCGATTTGCCAGCGTGGCCGGCCTGGCGGAGAATCTCGCGTCGAGCGGATTCATCGAAGCCGGCGACGTCGCAGCCGTTTCAGCGGCGCTGGAGACCGTCTTGCCGGCCACTGTCGATGGGGTACTGCACCAACTGCAGGTGCTGGATCTCGACAATCAGCAGTTCTTCGCCGTGCCGGACGTGGAGGATCAGCCTGCGCTCGGAATTACGCGCACGGAAACCGCCGAGGTTGGATTCCAGGGACTGATCGGCCGCGGCACGGTTGTCGGCATCGATGCCTACTGGAGCCGCGTGCGCGATTTCGTCGGTCCGCTGTTTGTCGGCACGCCGAACGTATTCCTGGACGCCGGCACGCTCAACGCCGCACTCCTGAACGATTTGCCCGCGGCCCTCGCGGCAAATCCGGACGCCGCTGCCGCACTCATCGCCCTGGATGAGGCCGCGTTTGTCGGCAACCGCAATGGCAGCGCCGCCGAGGAAATCGCCGGCCTCGTTTCGACCGGGGTCGCCGGAGCGATTCCCTTCGGTACCGTGACCCCGCGCGAAAGCTTCGACCCGACCGCCGTCGTACTCATGCGTCGAAACTTCGGCGACATTTCCCTTTTTGGCGCAGACATATCGGTCACTCAGTTCCTCAGCGCCGGCACTCAGGTCGGCGCTTCATTTGCCTGGGTCAGCGACGACGAGTTCCGATCTGACGGTCAAACCGTCGCCCTGAACGCCCCTCGCTGGAAGTACACCGCGTTCGGGCGCGCTGCCCGGGGCCCATGGACCGCCCAGGCCCGCGTGCGCGGATCAGCCGGATTTCCCGTTCGAAGCGACGTGTACGTCGGCGAAACCGAAGCCTACACGGTTGTCGATCTGTCCATCGCCCGGGAAATCCGCCGTGACACCCGGCTAAGCCTGACGGTGCAGAATCTCGCGGATCGCCGCCACCGCCAGTTTGTGGACGTGGCGGAGATCGGGAGGCTGGCGATGTTGAGGCTGGAGGTGGGGCTGTAG
- a CDS encoding ABC transporter permease — protein sequence MLFNYLKTTFRNLWRRKGYTAINVLGLSMGLACCLIIVLFVQDEMSYDQHHEHADRIYRVSQEVTRPGEEEIWAWTGGGLLEDLVPDFPDQVETAARMLPSAGVVVRDRGNGSVVSLREEGFVFLDPQWFDIFTHEFVQGSAETALTDPSSVVLTESAAKRYFGDEDPMGQPLRYGSALDLIVTGVIADPPDNSHIQFEVAASVSGFKRTQDFPVEAQFGSYWWPFSYTYVKLSENADAAALDAALPEFAKRHREEAESYVPRLEALTDLYLYSEARSTNGPTGSIQAVRVFSAIALVVLLLACINFMNLATARSARRAREVGVRKAVGAGRSQLVAQFLGEAVVLSLLSLVVAIGLVEIFLPAFNQIAARSLEVVYLGNGTYWLILLSLVLATGLLSGSYPALYLSKFAPVKVLKGTFAAGKSGNVVVRKGLVVFQFGISVVLIACTLIALAQLRFLQNSNLGFERDQVVRIRLEGANYDLLKNELTATPGVLGVTSASTPPGLGSGSSLPYRSGIDYMSAAQEEDSRMANQQVDYNFVEQMGLNIVAGRDFDPNRPSDRGVWPEDQYFLHIYERAFLINETAAAAMGKTPEEALGTNMRLYAFENGTYYTDLRGTVVGVIEDFHYRSLRNRIEPAAYSLADTDRGHMGGYALVKVEGGDAAETMARLERSFKAVAPTVPFDATFLDQEIQNMYLRESRLSSIVGVFTLLGIVIACLGLIGLATFAAEQRTKEIGVRKVLGASVPGLVGLLAKEFVRLVVVAFVLAAPLAWVVMNRWLENFAYHIEPGVGIFAATGAAALAVALLSVSWQAFQAARANPVESLRYE from the coding sequence ATGCTGTTCAACTATCTGAAGACGACGTTCCGCAATCTCTGGCGGCGAAAGGGCTATACCGCCATCAATGTGTTGGGGCTTTCGATGGGCCTCGCCTGTTGCCTGATCATCGTGCTCTTTGTGCAGGACGAGATGAGCTACGATCAGCACCACGAGCACGCGGATCGCATTTATCGCGTTTCACAGGAGGTCACGCGGCCGGGCGAAGAAGAGATCTGGGCATGGACCGGCGGGGGCCTGCTGGAAGACCTGGTTCCAGACTTCCCCGATCAGGTGGAGACGGCTGCCCGCATGCTGCCGAGTGCCGGGGTCGTGGTGAGGGATCGGGGAAACGGCTCAGTGGTCAGCCTGCGGGAAGAGGGCTTTGTATTTCTGGATCCGCAGTGGTTCGACATCTTCACGCACGAGTTCGTCCAGGGATCGGCCGAGACCGCGCTGACCGATCCATCCAGCGTGGTGCTCACGGAATCCGCCGCAAAGCGCTACTTCGGAGACGAGGATCCGATGGGGCAGCCGCTGCGCTACGGTAGTGCGCTTGACCTGATCGTTACGGGCGTTATCGCCGATCCTCCGGACAACAGCCACATCCAGTTTGAGGTCGCCGCTTCTGTCAGTGGCTTCAAGCGAACCCAGGACTTCCCCGTCGAGGCGCAATTTGGTTCGTACTGGTGGCCGTTCTCCTATACCTACGTCAAGCTCTCAGAGAATGCTGATGCTGCTGCCCTTGACGCGGCGCTGCCGGAGTTCGCCAAACGCCATCGCGAGGAGGCCGAGTCCTATGTGCCTCGACTCGAGGCGCTGACCGACCTCTATCTCTACAGCGAAGCCAGATCAACCAACGGTCCCACCGGAAGCATCCAGGCAGTGAGGGTGTTCTCCGCCATCGCCCTCGTGGTGTTGCTGCTGGCCTGCATCAACTTCATGAACCTGGCTACGGCGCGATCTGCCCGTCGCGCTCGGGAGGTCGGCGTGCGCAAGGCGGTCGGTGCTGGTCGCTCTCAATTGGTAGCCCAGTTCCTGGGAGAGGCCGTTGTCCTGAGCCTTCTGTCACTCGTGGTGGCGATCGGCCTGGTCGAAATCTTTCTGCCGGCCTTCAACCAGATTGCGGCGCGCAGCCTCGAGGTCGTCTACCTGGGCAACGGCACGTATTGGCTGATTCTCCTCTCCCTAGTATTGGCCACTGGTCTGCTTTCAGGCTCCTATCCGGCTCTCTACCTGTCGAAGTTTGCACCAGTCAAGGTGCTGAAAGGCACATTTGCCGCGGGCAAATCGGGAAATGTCGTCGTCCGAAAGGGCCTGGTAGTGTTCCAGTTCGGTATTTCCGTCGTTCTGATTGCCTGCACGCTCATCGCGCTTGCCCAACTCCGGTTCCTGCAGAATTCCAACCTCGGGTTCGAGAGGGATCAGGTGGTGCGGATTCGCCTCGAAGGCGCCAATTATGACCTGCTCAAAAACGAATTGACCGCCACCCCCGGCGTGCTTGGGGTCACCAGCGCATCGACGCCCCCGGGCCTTGGCTCCGGCAGCTCTCTGCCCTATCGCTCAGGCATTGACTATATGAGCGCCGCGCAGGAAGAAGACTCGCGCATGGCCAACCAGCAGGTTGACTACAACTTTGTGGAGCAGATGGGCCTGAATATCGTCGCCGGCCGCGACTTCGACCCGAATCGCCCGAGCGACAGGGGAGTGTGGCCGGAAGACCAGTATTTCCTGCACATCTACGAACGGGCGTTCTTGATCAATGAGACGGCCGCGGCTGCCATGGGCAAGACACCGGAGGAAGCCCTGGGCACCAACATGCGGCTGTATGCCTTCGAAAACGGCACCTATTACACTGACTTGCGCGGCACGGTGGTCGGCGTGATTGAGGACTTTCACTACCGGAGCCTGCGCAACCGCATCGAGCCGGCAGCCTACAGTCTAGCCGATACAGATCGCGGTCACATGGGCGGCTACGCGCTGGTGAAGGTTGAGGGAGGTGATGCCGCCGAAACCATGGCCCGCCTCGAGCGCTCCTTCAAGGCAGTCGCTCCGACGGTACCGTTTGACGCAACATTCCTGGACCAGGAGATCCAGAACATGTACCTGAGGGAGTCTCGGCTCAGCAGCATCGTGGGCGTGTTTACCCTGCTCGGCATCGTGATTGCCTGTTTGGGGCTGATCGGTCTGGCGACATTCGCCGCGGAGCAGCGCACCAAGGAGATCGGGGTTCGCAAGGTGCTGGGTGCGAGCGTGCCCGGCCTTGTCGGACTTCTGGCAAAGGAATTCGTGCGGCTCGTGGTTGTAGCCTTTGTGTTGGCCGCCCCGCTCGCCTGGGTCGTCATGAACCGGTGGCTGGAGAATTTCGCGTACCACATCGAGCCCGGAGTCGGCATATTCGCCGCCACCGGTGCGGCGGCACTTGCGGTGGCCTTGCTGTCTGTCAGTTGGCAGGCCTTTCAGGCCGCCCGCGCCAATCCCGTAGAGAGCCTGCGCTACGAATAG
- a CDS encoding dihydrodipicolinate synthase family protein produces the protein MSFSGVWAASLTPLTADLDIDHTRFADHVGWLLENGCDGVALFGSTGEANSFSVAERTEAVDRLIAAGLPPTRMIAGAGACAFPDAVALSTHAAQRGLAGVLVTPPYYYKNVSDRGIFDFFRRLIDDVGNDWLRIVLYHFPRLVQVGFSEDLVAQLVRAFPQVVTGLKDSSGDLDRMKRLAGAHPSLAVLAGNEKLLRELKASGGAGCLTASANLTSRLAQDVWQGAGDTELAEYRDALSAAPFVPGLKQIMADHSGDASWLSIRPPLEPLSADAAAAFRAGLPGVVPNLR, from the coding sequence ATGAGTTTTTCCGGCGTCTGGGCGGCATCGCTCACTCCGCTTACCGCAGATCTGGACATTGACCACACTCGGTTCGCCGACCACGTAGGCTGGCTGCTCGAGAATGGCTGCGATGGGGTGGCGCTGTTCGGGTCTACCGGTGAGGCGAACTCGTTTTCGGTGGCCGAACGCACGGAGGCCGTGGACCGATTGATCGCGGCGGGGCTGCCGCCCACGCGCATGATTGCCGGCGCAGGTGCGTGTGCATTTCCGGATGCCGTGGCACTTTCGACCCATGCGGCCCAGCGAGGCCTGGCCGGCGTGCTGGTCACGCCGCCGTACTACTACAAAAACGTCTCCGACCGCGGGATTTTCGACTTCTTCCGGCGGCTGATTGACGATGTCGGCAACGACTGGCTGCGCATTGTGCTGTACCACTTTCCCCGGCTGGTTCAGGTCGGATTTTCGGAGGATCTGGTCGCGCAGCTGGTGCGGGCCTTCCCGCAAGTCGTCACCGGCCTGAAGGACTCTTCTGGCGACCTGGATCGCATGAAACGGCTGGCCGGCGCGCACCCGTCGCTGGCCGTACTGGCGGGCAATGAGAAGCTGCTGCGCGAGCTCAAGGCCTCCGGCGGAGCGGGCTGCCTGACCGCCTCCGCGAATCTGACATCGCGCCTTGCGCAGGACGTGTGGCAAGGGGCGGGCGATACCGAACTGGCCGAGTACCGCGACGCACTGTCTGCGGCCCCGTTCGTGCCGGGCCTGAAGCAGATCATGGCAGATCATTCGGGCGATGCGTCCTGGCTGAGCATCCGACCGCCCCTGGAGCCGCTGTCGGCCGATGCTGCCGCCGCGTTCCGCGCCGGGCTGCCGGGCGTGGTGCCCAATCTGCGCTAG
- a CDS encoding HAD family phosphatase, with amino-acid sequence MRFSAVIFDMDGVLIDSEPLSMRALVATADAFGVTLPKDRLEQWPGKAAHMVFAEIEELLQGAAGIREFETLYNAIYSAWLPHVDTIPGAVELHAFARGTGVPVGLATSTSRHWALGVVQKLGLDFETVVAQEDVANNKPAPDAYLKAADGLGVSPGGCLVVEDSLSGVAAGAAAGCTVWAYDGSFPAEQLLDRGAHRIFSSHFDLIDALRAEVPST; translated from the coding sequence ATGCGATTTTCCGCGGTCATTTTTGATATGGACGGGGTCCTGATTGACTCAGAGCCTTTGTCGATGCGCGCGCTGGTGGCGACCGCGGATGCGTTCGGAGTGACCCTGCCGAAGGACCGGCTGGAGCAGTGGCCGGGCAAAGCGGCGCACATGGTATTCGCGGAGATCGAAGAGCTGCTGCAAGGCGCTGCGGGAATTCGTGAGTTTGAGACCCTGTACAACGCCATCTACTCAGCCTGGCTGCCGCATGTAGACACGATCCCCGGCGCAGTGGAGCTGCACGCGTTTGCCCGCGGCACCGGTGTGCCTGTTGGGCTGGCCACATCCACCTCGCGACACTGGGCGCTGGGCGTGGTCCAGAAGCTGGGCCTGGATTTCGAGACGGTGGTCGCCCAGGAGGATGTGGCAAACAACAAACCTGCTCCTGATGCCTACCTGAAGGCGGCCGATGGGCTGGGCGTTTCCCCCGGCGGGTGCCTGGTCGTGGAGGACTCGCTCTCCGGTGTGGCCGCGGGCGCCGCGGCAGGCTGCACGGTGTGGGCCTACGACGGCTCGTTCCCGGCCGAGCAGCTCCTCGATCGCGGCGCGCACCGCATTTTTTCCAGCCACTTCGACCTGATCGACGCACTGCGGGCCGAGGTCCCATCGACATGA
- a CDS encoding alpha/beta fold hydrolase encodes MNKGKLILGALAAVGGAIAMGPRVRVRDEVSAPVLPGDLDAYLAGAEAQYANITPGTEKTIVWAGERGVRTALSLVYLHGFTATRQETAPLSDLVARELGANLFYTRLTGHGRSGRDLADAHAHDWLADTVEAMAIGERIGERVVVIGTSTGGTLATWAACRAELRAALAAVVLLSPNFGPANRFADLLLIPWGRHIADTVLGIEQHWQPYNERHGKYWTSRYPTRALLPMMALVRLVRNLPLEGIQVPVMMGYSREDRVVDVEKALRFVHRFGSPLKEILDLGDINDRNDHVLAGDILAPHNTELLAARVVDFIRSATLR; translated from the coding sequence GTGAACAAGGGCAAACTCATACTCGGAGCGCTGGCCGCCGTTGGCGGAGCGATTGCGATGGGGCCGCGCGTGCGTGTGCGCGACGAGGTCTCTGCCCCGGTCCTGCCCGGCGATCTCGACGCCTATCTGGCGGGTGCCGAGGCGCAGTATGCGAACATCACTCCAGGCACAGAGAAGACCATTGTATGGGCGGGCGAACGCGGGGTGCGCACTGCCCTGAGCCTGGTCTACCTGCATGGATTCACAGCCACCCGACAGGAGACGGCGCCGCTTTCGGACCTGGTGGCCCGGGAATTGGGGGCAAACCTGTTTTATACCCGGTTGACCGGGCACGGGCGGTCGGGGCGTGATCTGGCGGATGCCCATGCGCATGACTGGCTGGCCGACACGGTCGAGGCCATGGCGATCGGCGAACGCATTGGCGAACGGGTCGTCGTGATCGGCACGTCCACAGGCGGCACATTGGCCACATGGGCGGCCTGTCGGGCCGAGCTCCGGGCTGCGCTGGCTGCCGTTGTGCTGCTATCACCGAATTTCGGACCGGCAAATCGATTCGCGGATCTCCTGCTCATTCCGTGGGGCCGGCACATCGCCGATACCGTGCTGGGCATCGAGCAACACTGGCAGCCCTACAACGAGCGGCACGGGAAATACTGGACTTCCAGGTATCCGACGAGGGCGCTGCTGCCCATGATGGCGCTGGTCCGACTGGTCCGCAATCTGCCGCTTGAGGGAATCCAGGTCCCCGTGATGATGGGTTATTCCCGAGAAGACCGGGTGGTCGATGTGGAAAAGGCCCTGAGGTTCGTGCACCGGTTTGGATCTCCGCTCAAGGAAATCCTGGACCTGGGCGACATCAACGACCGGAACGACCACGTCTTGGCCGGGGACATTCTCGCTCCGCACAACACAGAGCTCCTGGCCGCACGGGTGGTGGACTTTATTCGGAGCGCGACGTTGCGGTGA